The following proteins are co-located in the Solea solea chromosome 21, fSolSol10.1, whole genome shotgun sequence genome:
- the LOC131448074 gene encoding circularly permutated Ras protein 1-like isoform X4, whose amino-acid sequence MIVDQLEKGKVVKKPVKPPQHYENVGFHTKLEAARSHNDPSKQSATPRKTALLPPHMKPTASTSSRSPPDSQPPLKGQIFNYDLPKDEPHLNAHSGDPTYSYSTPEGTGDEVRLPVDNNNVAIQTIAPALPPRPSFMKSMPDYLVVLPSSPPTSSSQKSPSNSSLSQSSATKASTDKEPLPGNPNVVLVSLGKLLSEEKVQAIHSEPTFCPQCGAVLDSCYYNVDHVCHFCQLWESASPPHIPPSALFSLDPDEKPPCAAGALLFFCIDISGSMSITSQMALGEDFIHRTRLEFVQEAVTHCVHRLGEQHPDLRVGLITFNHQVTIHGYENVTSRNLSGADLIDVDYIKEAAASFPTPPPLSQTKDFLTRQVLGLSESGTTALGPAALLAIAMASRQPGSKVIICTDGKANTDLGNLEEEDIEACTLLSSTIFYQELGDYAANQGVTVSVLSIEGTDCRLDELGRLADRTRGKVVIANPNMLHQEFEHIIMNRTIATHCTVTVQLPKSLQMRGERESGHKGTREVGNVAPDTEITFQFGANEQDTDVPLPASGSRVSIQLQIRYRQRNGQAMLRVITSNRDVTDDSAAALSSLSLAIIQLNSSQASAALAVRGRFLDARREGELQRKLIERAIEHNHSVQDKETYRDWIITMEPIYNNNYNFTRRQSVISDSQSLTDAGAALLYAMKHSNRKSISLKNKHPH is encoded by the exons ATGATCGTTGACCAGTTGGAAAAGGGCAAAGTTGTGAAAAAGCCGGTGAAGCCGCCTCAGCACTATGAAAATGTAGGGTTTCACACTAAACTGGAGGCGGCGCGTTCACACAATGACCCGAGTAAACAGTCGGCGACTCCTCGAAAGACAG CTCTTCTCCCGCCACATATGAAACCTACAGCGAGCACAAGCAGCCGCTCTCCACCAGACAGCCAGCCTCCTCTCAAGGGTCAGATTTTTAATTATGACCTGCCAAAGGACGAGCCGCATTTAAACGCCCATTCCGGTGACCCAACGTATTCATACAGCACACCGGAAGGCACGGGGGATGAAGTCAGGCTTCCGGTGGATAACAACAATGTGGCGATCCAGACAATAG CTCCAGCTCTCCCACCGAGACCGTCGTTCATGAAGTCCATGCCAGACTACCTGGTGGTCCTGCCGTCGTCCCCTCCTACTTCCTCCTCTCAAAAGTCCCCTTCAAATTCATCACTTTCCCAGTCTTCTGCCACGAAAG CATCCACAGATAAGGAACCCCTTCCAGGGAATCCCAACGTTGTCTTAGTCAGTTTAGGAAAATTACTCTCGGAGGAAAAAG TGCAAGCCATACACAGTGAACCCACGTTCTGCCCTCAGTGTGGCGCTGTGCTGGACTCCTGCTATTATAATGTG GACCACGTGTGTCACTTCTGTCAGTTGTGGGAGTCCGCCAGTCCTCCCCACATTCCACCCAGTGCGCTCTTCTCTCTCGACCCGGATGAAAAGCCCCCGTGTGCCGCTGGCGCTCTGCTGTTCTTCTGCATCGACATCTCGGGCTCCATGAGCATCACCTCACAG ATGGCGCTGGGAGAGGACTTCATCCACAGAACCCGTCTGGAG TTTGTCCAGGAAGCTGTGACTCATTGTGTCCACAGACTCGGTGAACAGCACCCAGACCTGAGAGTGGGGCTCATCACCTTCAACCATCAG GTTACAATTCATGGCTATGAAAATGTCACCTCGCGTAACCTGAGTGGTGCTGATCTGATAGACGTTGACTACATAAAAGAAGCTGCAGCCAGTTTCCCCACTCCACCTCCACTCTCACAGACCAAGGACTTCTTAACCAGACAAGTTTTGGg GTTATCTGAGAGTGGGACCACAGCTCTGGGTCCAGCTGCGCTCCTGGCAATCGCGATGGCCTCCAGACAACCAGGCTCCAAA GTGATCATCTGCACAGATGGGAAAGCCAACACAGACTTAGGAAACCTGGAAGAGGAGGATATCGAGGCCTGTACCCTCCTCTCGTCCACCATCTTCTACCAGGAGCTGGGGGATTACGCTGCTAATCAGGG CGTGACGGTGTCTGTGCTGTCCATAGAGGGAACAGACTGCAGGCTGGATGAGCTGGGAAGACTCGCCGACCGCACCAGAGGCAAA GTGGTCATAGCAAATCCCAACATGCTGCACCAAGAGTTTGAACACATCATCATGAACAGGACCATAGCTACACACTGCACTGTTACAGTGCAGCTGCCCAAATCACT GcaaatgagaggagagagggagtcCGGACACAAAGGAACCAGAGAGGTTGGGAACGTGGCCCCAGACACAGAGATCACCTTCCAGTTTGGAGCAAATGAACAGGACACAGAtg tGCCGCTGCCAGCCTCTGGCAGCCGTGTGTCCATCCAGCTGCAGATCAGGTACAGGCAGCGCAACGGACAGGCGATGCTCAGAGTGATAACTTCAAACCGAGACGTCACCGACGACAG CGCGGCGgccctgtcctctctgtctctggccATCATTCAGCTCAACTCATCACAGGCCAGCGCCGCTCTGGCTGTCAGAGGCCGCTTCCTCGATGCCAGGAGGGAAGgagagctgcagaggaaactgATAGAGAGAGCAAT TGAGCACAATCACAGTGTCCAGGATAAAGAGACTTACCGAGACTGGATTATAACGATGGAGCCGATATACAACAACAATTATAACTTCACACgg agaCAATCTGTCATTTCAGACTCACAG TCTCTGACCGACGCTGGTGCGGCACTGCTGTACGCCATGAAGCACAGCAACAGGAAGTCCATCTCATTGAAGAATAAACATCCACACTag
- the LOC131448074 gene encoding circularly permutated Ras protein 1-like isoform X3, with the protein MEFACEFVYVPPQNQRDGQRPNVPKRSALLPPVNRVRPSIPPPPPPTTTHTADAKSPKFHASAPLMIVDQLEKGKVVKKPVKPPQHYENVGFHTKLEAARSHNDPSKQSATPRKTALLPPHMKPTASTSSRSPPDSQPPLKGQIFNYDLPKDEPHLNAHSGDPTYSYSTPEGTGDEVRLPVDNNNVAIQTIAPALPPRPSFMKSMPDYLVVLPSSPPTSSSQKSPSNSSLSQSSATKASTDKEPLPGNPNVVLVSLGKLLSEEKVQAIHSEPTFCPQCGAVLDSCYYNVDHVCHFCQLWESASPPHIPPSALFSLDPDEKPPCAAGALLFFCIDISGSMSITSQMALGEDFIHRTRLEFVQEAVTHCVHRLGEQHPDLRVGLITFNHQVTIHGYENVTSRNLSGADLIDVDYIKEAAASFPTPPPLSQTKDFLTRQVLGLSESGTTALGPAALLAIAMASRQPGSKVIICTDGKANTDLGNLEEEDIEACTLLSSTIFYQELGDYAANQGVTVSVLSIEGTDCRLDELGRLADRTRGKVVIANPNMLHQEFEHIIMNRTIATHCTVTVQLPKSLQMRGERESGHKGTREVGNVAPDTEITFQFGANEQDTDVPLPASGSRVSIQLQIRYRQRNGQAMLRVITSNRDVTDDSAAALSSLSLAIIQLNSSQASAALAVRGRFLDARREGELQRKLIERAIEHNHSVQDKETYRDWIITMEPIYNNNYNFTRRQSVISDSQSLTDAGAALLYAMKHSNRKSISLKNKHPH; encoded by the exons ATGGAATTTGCTTGTGAGTTTGTTTATGTGCCGCCGCAGAATCAGAGGGATGGCCAGCGACCCAATGTCCCGAAACGCTCAG CTCTCCTCCCTCCTGTGAACCGAGTCCGTCCTAGCAtacctccgcctcctcctccgacAACAACCCACACTGCCGATGCCAAATCGCCAAAATTCCACGCGTCTGCCCCTCTGATGATCGTTGACCAGTTGGAAAAGGGCAAAGTTGTGAAAAAGCCGGTGAAGCCGCCTCAGCACTATGAAAATGTAGGGTTTCACACTAAACTGGAGGCGGCGCGTTCACACAATGACCCGAGTAAACAGTCGGCGACTCCTCGAAAGACAG CTCTTCTCCCGCCACATATGAAACCTACAGCGAGCACAAGCAGCCGCTCTCCACCAGACAGCCAGCCTCCTCTCAAGGGTCAGATTTTTAATTATGACCTGCCAAAGGACGAGCCGCATTTAAACGCCCATTCCGGTGACCCAACGTATTCATACAGCACACCGGAAGGCACGGGGGATGAAGTCAGGCTTCCGGTGGATAACAACAATGTGGCGATCCAGACAATAG CTCCAGCTCTCCCACCGAGACCGTCGTTCATGAAGTCCATGCCAGACTACCTGGTGGTCCTGCCGTCGTCCCCTCCTACTTCCTCCTCTCAAAAGTCCCCTTCAAATTCATCACTTTCCCAGTCTTCTGCCACGAAAG CATCCACAGATAAGGAACCCCTTCCAGGGAATCCCAACGTTGTCTTAGTCAGTTTAGGAAAATTACTCTCGGAGGAAAAAG TGCAAGCCATACACAGTGAACCCACGTTCTGCCCTCAGTGTGGCGCTGTGCTGGACTCCTGCTATTATAATGTG GACCACGTGTGTCACTTCTGTCAGTTGTGGGAGTCCGCCAGTCCTCCCCACATTCCACCCAGTGCGCTCTTCTCTCTCGACCCGGATGAAAAGCCCCCGTGTGCCGCTGGCGCTCTGCTGTTCTTCTGCATCGACATCTCGGGCTCCATGAGCATCACCTCACAG ATGGCGCTGGGAGAGGACTTCATCCACAGAACCCGTCTGGAG TTTGTCCAGGAAGCTGTGACTCATTGTGTCCACAGACTCGGTGAACAGCACCCAGACCTGAGAGTGGGGCTCATCACCTTCAACCATCAG GTTACAATTCATGGCTATGAAAATGTCACCTCGCGTAACCTGAGTGGTGCTGATCTGATAGACGTTGACTACATAAAAGAAGCTGCAGCCAGTTTCCCCACTCCACCTCCACTCTCACAGACCAAGGACTTCTTAACCAGACAAGTTTTGGg GTTATCTGAGAGTGGGACCACAGCTCTGGGTCCAGCTGCGCTCCTGGCAATCGCGATGGCCTCCAGACAACCAGGCTCCAAA GTGATCATCTGCACAGATGGGAAAGCCAACACAGACTTAGGAAACCTGGAAGAGGAGGATATCGAGGCCTGTACCCTCCTCTCGTCCACCATCTTCTACCAGGAGCTGGGGGATTACGCTGCTAATCAGGG CGTGACGGTGTCTGTGCTGTCCATAGAGGGAACAGACTGCAGGCTGGATGAGCTGGGAAGACTCGCCGACCGCACCAGAGGCAAA GTGGTCATAGCAAATCCCAACATGCTGCACCAAGAGTTTGAACACATCATCATGAACAGGACCATAGCTACACACTGCACTGTTACAGTGCAGCTGCCCAAATCACT GcaaatgagaggagagagggagtcCGGACACAAAGGAACCAGAGAGGTTGGGAACGTGGCCCCAGACACAGAGATCACCTTCCAGTTTGGAGCAAATGAACAGGACACAGAtg tGCCGCTGCCAGCCTCTGGCAGCCGTGTGTCCATCCAGCTGCAGATCAGGTACAGGCAGCGCAACGGACAGGCGATGCTCAGAGTGATAACTTCAAACCGAGACGTCACCGACGACAG CGCGGCGgccctgtcctctctgtctctggccATCATTCAGCTCAACTCATCACAGGCCAGCGCCGCTCTGGCTGTCAGAGGCCGCTTCCTCGATGCCAGGAGGGAAGgagagctgcagaggaaactgATAGAGAGAGCAAT TGAGCACAATCACAGTGTCCAGGATAAAGAGACTTACCGAGACTGGATTATAACGATGGAGCCGATATACAACAACAATTATAACTTCACACgg agaCAATCTGTCATTTCAGACTCACAG TCTCTGACCGACGCTGGTGCGGCACTGCTGTACGCCATGAAGCACAGCAACAGGAAGTCCATCTCATTGAAGAATAAACATCCACACTag
- the LOC131448074 gene encoding circularly permutated Ras protein 1-like isoform X2: MFKVSLTRLLKETLHIITMEFACEFVYVPPQNQRDGQRPNVPKRSALLPPVNRVRPSIPPPPPPTTTHTADAKSPKFHASAPLMIVDQLEKGKVVKKPVKPPQHYENVGFHTKLEAARSHNDPSKQSATPRKTALLPPHMKPTASTSSRSPPDSQPPLKGQIFNYDLPKDEPHLNAHSGDPTYSYSTPEGTGDEVRLPVDNNNVAIQTIAPALPPRPSFMKSMPDYLVVLPSSPPTSSSQKSPSNSSLSQSSATKASTDKEPLPGNPNVVLVSLGKLLSEEKVQAIHSEPTFCPQCGAVLDSCYYNDHVCHFCQLWESASPPHIPPSALFSLDPDEKPPCAAGALLFFCIDISGSMSITSQMALGEDFIHRTRLEFVQEAVTHCVHRLGEQHPDLRVGLITFNHQVTIHGYENVTSRNLSGADLIDVDYIKEAAASFPTPPPLSQTKDFLTRQVLGLSESGTTALGPAALLAIAMASRQPGSKVIICTDGKANTDLGNLEEEDIEACTLLSSTIFYQELGDYAANQGVTVSVLSIEGTDCRLDELGRLADRTRGKVVIANPNMLHQEFEHIIMNRTIATHCTVTVQLPKSLQMRGERESGHKGTREVGNVAPDTEITFQFGANEQDTDVPLPASGSRVSIQLQIRYRQRNGQAMLRVITSNRDVTDDSAAALSSLSLAIIQLNSSQASAALAVRGRFLDARREGELQRKLIERAIEHNHSVQDKETYRDWIITMEPIYNNNYNFTRRQSVISDSQSLTDAGAALLYAMKHSNRKSISLKNKHPH; encoded by the exons ATGTTTAAGGTTTCACTGACTCGGCTTTTAAAAGAAACTCTGCACAT AATCACAATGGAATTTGCTTGTGAGTTTGTTTATGTGCCGCCGCAGAATCAGAGGGATGGCCAGCGACCCAATGTCCCGAAACGCTCAG CTCTCCTCCCTCCTGTGAACCGAGTCCGTCCTAGCAtacctccgcctcctcctccgacAACAACCCACACTGCCGATGCCAAATCGCCAAAATTCCACGCGTCTGCCCCTCTGATGATCGTTGACCAGTTGGAAAAGGGCAAAGTTGTGAAAAAGCCGGTGAAGCCGCCTCAGCACTATGAAAATGTAGGGTTTCACACTAAACTGGAGGCGGCGCGTTCACACAATGACCCGAGTAAACAGTCGGCGACTCCTCGAAAGACAG CTCTTCTCCCGCCACATATGAAACCTACAGCGAGCACAAGCAGCCGCTCTCCACCAGACAGCCAGCCTCCTCTCAAGGGTCAGATTTTTAATTATGACCTGCCAAAGGACGAGCCGCATTTAAACGCCCATTCCGGTGACCCAACGTATTCATACAGCACACCGGAAGGCACGGGGGATGAAGTCAGGCTTCCGGTGGATAACAACAATGTGGCGATCCAGACAATAG CTCCAGCTCTCCCACCGAGACCGTCGTTCATGAAGTCCATGCCAGACTACCTGGTGGTCCTGCCGTCGTCCCCTCCTACTTCCTCCTCTCAAAAGTCCCCTTCAAATTCATCACTTTCCCAGTCTTCTGCCACGAAAG CATCCACAGATAAGGAACCCCTTCCAGGGAATCCCAACGTTGTCTTAGTCAGTTTAGGAAAATTACTCTCGGAGGAAAAAG TGCAAGCCATACACAGTGAACCCACGTTCTGCCCTCAGTGTGGCGCTGTGCTGGACTCCTGCTATTATAAT GACCACGTGTGTCACTTCTGTCAGTTGTGGGAGTCCGCCAGTCCTCCCCACATTCCACCCAGTGCGCTCTTCTCTCTCGACCCGGATGAAAAGCCCCCGTGTGCCGCTGGCGCTCTGCTGTTCTTCTGCATCGACATCTCGGGCTCCATGAGCATCACCTCACAG ATGGCGCTGGGAGAGGACTTCATCCACAGAACCCGTCTGGAG TTTGTCCAGGAAGCTGTGACTCATTGTGTCCACAGACTCGGTGAACAGCACCCAGACCTGAGAGTGGGGCTCATCACCTTCAACCATCAG GTTACAATTCATGGCTATGAAAATGTCACCTCGCGTAACCTGAGTGGTGCTGATCTGATAGACGTTGACTACATAAAAGAAGCTGCAGCCAGTTTCCCCACTCCACCTCCACTCTCACAGACCAAGGACTTCTTAACCAGACAAGTTTTGGg GTTATCTGAGAGTGGGACCACAGCTCTGGGTCCAGCTGCGCTCCTGGCAATCGCGATGGCCTCCAGACAACCAGGCTCCAAA GTGATCATCTGCACAGATGGGAAAGCCAACACAGACTTAGGAAACCTGGAAGAGGAGGATATCGAGGCCTGTACCCTCCTCTCGTCCACCATCTTCTACCAGGAGCTGGGGGATTACGCTGCTAATCAGGG CGTGACGGTGTCTGTGCTGTCCATAGAGGGAACAGACTGCAGGCTGGATGAGCTGGGAAGACTCGCCGACCGCACCAGAGGCAAA GTGGTCATAGCAAATCCCAACATGCTGCACCAAGAGTTTGAACACATCATCATGAACAGGACCATAGCTACACACTGCACTGTTACAGTGCAGCTGCCCAAATCACT GcaaatgagaggagagagggagtcCGGACACAAAGGAACCAGAGAGGTTGGGAACGTGGCCCCAGACACAGAGATCACCTTCCAGTTTGGAGCAAATGAACAGGACACAGAtg tGCCGCTGCCAGCCTCTGGCAGCCGTGTGTCCATCCAGCTGCAGATCAGGTACAGGCAGCGCAACGGACAGGCGATGCTCAGAGTGATAACTTCAAACCGAGACGTCACCGACGACAG CGCGGCGgccctgtcctctctgtctctggccATCATTCAGCTCAACTCATCACAGGCCAGCGCCGCTCTGGCTGTCAGAGGCCGCTTCCTCGATGCCAGGAGGGAAGgagagctgcagaggaaactgATAGAGAGAGCAAT TGAGCACAATCACAGTGTCCAGGATAAAGAGACTTACCGAGACTGGATTATAACGATGGAGCCGATATACAACAACAATTATAACTTCACACgg agaCAATCTGTCATTTCAGACTCACAG TCTCTGACCGACGCTGGTGCGGCACTGCTGTACGCCATGAAGCACAGCAACAGGAAGTCCATCTCATTGAAGAATAAACATCCACACTag
- the LOC131448074 gene encoding circularly permutated Ras protein 1-like isoform X1 yields MFKVSLTRLLKETLHIITMEFACEFVYVPPQNQRDGQRPNVPKRSALLPPVNRVRPSIPPPPPPTTTHTADAKSPKFHASAPLMIVDQLEKGKVVKKPVKPPQHYENVGFHTKLEAARSHNDPSKQSATPRKTALLPPHMKPTASTSSRSPPDSQPPLKGQIFNYDLPKDEPHLNAHSGDPTYSYSTPEGTGDEVRLPVDNNNVAIQTIAPALPPRPSFMKSMPDYLVVLPSSPPTSSSQKSPSNSSLSQSSATKASTDKEPLPGNPNVVLVSLGKLLSEEKVQAIHSEPTFCPQCGAVLDSCYYNVDHVCHFCQLWESASPPHIPPSALFSLDPDEKPPCAAGALLFFCIDISGSMSITSQMALGEDFIHRTRLEFVQEAVTHCVHRLGEQHPDLRVGLITFNHQVTIHGYENVTSRNLSGADLIDVDYIKEAAASFPTPPPLSQTKDFLTRQVLGLSESGTTALGPAALLAIAMASRQPGSKVIICTDGKANTDLGNLEEEDIEACTLLSSTIFYQELGDYAANQGVTVSVLSIEGTDCRLDELGRLADRTRGKVVIANPNMLHQEFEHIIMNRTIATHCTVTVQLPKSLQMRGERESGHKGTREVGNVAPDTEITFQFGANEQDTDVPLPASGSRVSIQLQIRYRQRNGQAMLRVITSNRDVTDDSAAALSSLSLAIIQLNSSQASAALAVRGRFLDARREGELQRKLIERAIEHNHSVQDKETYRDWIITMEPIYNNNYNFTRRQSVISDSQSLTDAGAALLYAMKHSNRKSISLKNKHPH; encoded by the exons ATGTTTAAGGTTTCACTGACTCGGCTTTTAAAAGAAACTCTGCACAT AATCACAATGGAATTTGCTTGTGAGTTTGTTTATGTGCCGCCGCAGAATCAGAGGGATGGCCAGCGACCCAATGTCCCGAAACGCTCAG CTCTCCTCCCTCCTGTGAACCGAGTCCGTCCTAGCAtacctccgcctcctcctccgacAACAACCCACACTGCCGATGCCAAATCGCCAAAATTCCACGCGTCTGCCCCTCTGATGATCGTTGACCAGTTGGAAAAGGGCAAAGTTGTGAAAAAGCCGGTGAAGCCGCCTCAGCACTATGAAAATGTAGGGTTTCACACTAAACTGGAGGCGGCGCGTTCACACAATGACCCGAGTAAACAGTCGGCGACTCCTCGAAAGACAG CTCTTCTCCCGCCACATATGAAACCTACAGCGAGCACAAGCAGCCGCTCTCCACCAGACAGCCAGCCTCCTCTCAAGGGTCAGATTTTTAATTATGACCTGCCAAAGGACGAGCCGCATTTAAACGCCCATTCCGGTGACCCAACGTATTCATACAGCACACCGGAAGGCACGGGGGATGAAGTCAGGCTTCCGGTGGATAACAACAATGTGGCGATCCAGACAATAG CTCCAGCTCTCCCACCGAGACCGTCGTTCATGAAGTCCATGCCAGACTACCTGGTGGTCCTGCCGTCGTCCCCTCCTACTTCCTCCTCTCAAAAGTCCCCTTCAAATTCATCACTTTCCCAGTCTTCTGCCACGAAAG CATCCACAGATAAGGAACCCCTTCCAGGGAATCCCAACGTTGTCTTAGTCAGTTTAGGAAAATTACTCTCGGAGGAAAAAG TGCAAGCCATACACAGTGAACCCACGTTCTGCCCTCAGTGTGGCGCTGTGCTGGACTCCTGCTATTATAATGTG GACCACGTGTGTCACTTCTGTCAGTTGTGGGAGTCCGCCAGTCCTCCCCACATTCCACCCAGTGCGCTCTTCTCTCTCGACCCGGATGAAAAGCCCCCGTGTGCCGCTGGCGCTCTGCTGTTCTTCTGCATCGACATCTCGGGCTCCATGAGCATCACCTCACAG ATGGCGCTGGGAGAGGACTTCATCCACAGAACCCGTCTGGAG TTTGTCCAGGAAGCTGTGACTCATTGTGTCCACAGACTCGGTGAACAGCACCCAGACCTGAGAGTGGGGCTCATCACCTTCAACCATCAG GTTACAATTCATGGCTATGAAAATGTCACCTCGCGTAACCTGAGTGGTGCTGATCTGATAGACGTTGACTACATAAAAGAAGCTGCAGCCAGTTTCCCCACTCCACCTCCACTCTCACAGACCAAGGACTTCTTAACCAGACAAGTTTTGGg GTTATCTGAGAGTGGGACCACAGCTCTGGGTCCAGCTGCGCTCCTGGCAATCGCGATGGCCTCCAGACAACCAGGCTCCAAA GTGATCATCTGCACAGATGGGAAAGCCAACACAGACTTAGGAAACCTGGAAGAGGAGGATATCGAGGCCTGTACCCTCCTCTCGTCCACCATCTTCTACCAGGAGCTGGGGGATTACGCTGCTAATCAGGG CGTGACGGTGTCTGTGCTGTCCATAGAGGGAACAGACTGCAGGCTGGATGAGCTGGGAAGACTCGCCGACCGCACCAGAGGCAAA GTGGTCATAGCAAATCCCAACATGCTGCACCAAGAGTTTGAACACATCATCATGAACAGGACCATAGCTACACACTGCACTGTTACAGTGCAGCTGCCCAAATCACT GcaaatgagaggagagagggagtcCGGACACAAAGGAACCAGAGAGGTTGGGAACGTGGCCCCAGACACAGAGATCACCTTCCAGTTTGGAGCAAATGAACAGGACACAGAtg tGCCGCTGCCAGCCTCTGGCAGCCGTGTGTCCATCCAGCTGCAGATCAGGTACAGGCAGCGCAACGGACAGGCGATGCTCAGAGTGATAACTTCAAACCGAGACGTCACCGACGACAG CGCGGCGgccctgtcctctctgtctctggccATCATTCAGCTCAACTCATCACAGGCCAGCGCCGCTCTGGCTGTCAGAGGCCGCTTCCTCGATGCCAGGAGGGAAGgagagctgcagaggaaactgATAGAGAGAGCAAT TGAGCACAATCACAGTGTCCAGGATAAAGAGACTTACCGAGACTGGATTATAACGATGGAGCCGATATACAACAACAATTATAACTTCACACgg agaCAATCTGTCATTTCAGACTCACAG TCTCTGACCGACGCTGGTGCGGCACTGCTGTACGCCATGAAGCACAGCAACAGGAAGTCCATCTCATTGAAGAATAAACATCCACACTag